The following are encoded together in the Ignavibacteriales bacterium genome:
- a CDS encoding DUF59 domain-containing protein: protein MAQITKQELEEKIIQTLKTCYDPEIPVDIFELGLIYEIAIDDDYNVKIKMTLTSPMCPVAGSLPPEVEGKVKAIPEVKDAKIELVWNPPWDKDMMSDVAKVELGFY, encoded by the coding sequence ATGGCACAAATAACAAAACAAGAACTTGAAGAAAAAATAATTCAGACATTAAAAACCTGTTACGATCCTGAAATTCCTGTGGACATTTTCGAGCTTGGATTGATTTATGAAATTGCAATCGATGATGATTACAATGTTAAAATAAAAATGACATTAACATCACCAATGTGCCCTGTTGCAGGATCGCTTCCCCCGGAAGTTGAGGGAAAAGTAAAAGCAATTCCTGAAGTGAAAGATGCAAAGATTGAATTAGTCTGGAATCCACCATGGGATAAAGATATGATGTCTGATGTTGCTAAAGTTGAACTTGGATTTTACTAA
- a CDS encoding SUF system NifU family Fe-S cluster assembly protein, with the protein MEEELRELYQQVILDHNKSPRNFRLIEHPTNHAEGYNPLCGDNINVFLNINDKGIIEDISFQGSGCAISKASASLMTSLLKGKSVEDAEKIFNKFHELVTDKLGDNPDIDELGKLAVFGGVREFPARVKCASLAWHTMINALHNKNEKVITE; encoded by the coding sequence ATGGAAGAGGAATTAAGAGAACTTTATCAGCAAGTGATTTTAGATCATAATAAATCGCCAAGAAATTTTAGATTGATTGAACATCCCACAAATCATGCTGAAGGATATAATCCACTTTGCGGCGATAATATTAATGTTTTTCTTAATATTAATGACAAAGGAATAATTGAAGATATTTCTTTTCAAGGATCGGGATGCGCAATTTCAAAAGCATCAGCTTCGTTGATGACATCATTGCTGAAGGGTAAGTCAGTTGAAGATGCAGAAAAGATTTTTAATAAGTTTCACGAATTAGTTACTGATAAGCTTGGTGATAATCCAGATATAGATGAACTTGGCAAACTTGCTGTGTTTGGCGGAGTCAGAGAATTTCCTGCACGAGTAAAATGTGCATCGCTTGCATGGCACACTATGATAAATGCTTTGCATAATAAAAATGAAAAAGTGATTACGGAATAA
- the sufD gene encoding Fe-S cluster assembly protein SufD, which yields MENKTDIKQYFINQFDEFEKSLNGEKTSDFHKVRKDAISKFAELTFPTQKDEEWKNTNISSLLKYNFSPVSNKEKVSSEIISKFLFDKLEHSLLVFVNGNYSPELSKLIDVPNGVVIGSLAESLKNNNPVVKKHLSKYAENENYFFTTLSTAFTKDGAFVYVPDGKVVKDPIHIVFYTKSDNKKVLTQPRNLFVAGKNSQVTIIEHYISDEDSIYFTNAVTEIVADENANVDHIKLQEESNKAFHIARMEVDQERSSNFSSHLISHGAEISRNDFNARFNDQGSECMLNGLFMIGDDQLFDAHTMIDHAKPHCNSHEHYKGILQDKSRGVFNGKVMVRRDAQKTNAFQENNTILLSDDAVMNTKPQLEIFADDVKCSHGATIGKLNDEAKFYLKSRGIGDESATAILIHAFASDVITSIKIPALRDYLEEIISKRFNG from the coding sequence ATGGAAAATAAAACAGACATAAAACAATACTTCATCAACCAGTTTGATGAATTTGAAAAATCATTAAACGGAGAGAAAACTTCTGACTTTCACAAAGTTAGAAAAGATGCAATCAGTAAATTTGCAGAGCTTACCTTTCCAACTCAAAAAGATGAGGAATGGAAAAACACAAATATTTCATCTTTGCTGAAGTACAACTTCTCCCCTGTTTCTAATAAAGAAAAAGTTTCATCAGAAATTATAAGTAAGTTTTTGTTTGATAAACTGGAACATAGTCTTTTAGTTTTTGTAAATGGAAATTATTCGCCCGAATTATCAAAACTGATTGATGTTCCCAATGGAGTTGTAATTGGAAGTCTTGCAGAGTCATTGAAGAATAATAATCCTGTTGTAAAAAAACATTTGAGCAAGTATGCGGAAAATGAAAATTATTTTTTCACAACTTTAAGTACTGCTTTTACTAAAGATGGTGCTTTTGTTTATGTGCCTGATGGAAAAGTTGTCAAAGATCCGATTCATATTGTCTTTTATACAAAATCAGATAATAAAAAAGTTTTAACTCAGCCGAGAAATCTTTTTGTCGCTGGTAAGAATTCTCAGGTTACAATTATTGAGCATTACATTTCTGATGAAGACAGTATCTACTTTACAAACGCAGTTACAGAAATTGTTGCAGATGAAAATGCAAATGTTGATCATATAAAATTACAGGAAGAAAGTAACAAAGCGTTTCACATAGCACGAATGGAAGTTGATCAGGAGCGAAGCAGTAATTTTTCATCACACTTAATATCGCACGGGGCTGAAATTTCCCGCAACGATTTTAATGCAAGATTTAATGACCAAGGCAGCGAGTGTATGCTTAATGGATTATTTATGATTGGTGATGATCAGCTTTTTGATGCGCACACAATGATTGATCACGCTAAGCCGCATTGCAACAGCCACGAACATTATAAAGGAATTTTGCAGGATAAATCACGCGGAGTGTTTAATGGAAAAGTAATGGTTCGCCGCGATGCACAAAAGACAAATGCTTTTCAGGAGAATAATACAATTCTTCTTTCTGATGATGCAGTAATGAACACAAAACCTCAGCTTGAAATTTTTGCTGATGATGTTAAGTGTTCGCACGGGGCAACCATTGGTAAATTAAATGATGAAGCAAAATTTTATTTAAAGTCCCGTGGTATTGGTGATGAATCTGCAACTGCAATTTTAATTCATGCTTTTGCAAGTGATGTAATTACATCAATAAAAATTCCTGCTTTAAGAGATTATCTTGAAGAAATAATATCGAAAAGATTTAATGGATAG
- the sufC gene encoding Fe-S cluster assembly ATPase SufC, protein MLLEIKNLHANVEGNEILKGINLKINAGEVHAIMGPNGSGKSTLASVLAGKEEYEVTSGEVLYNGKNLLELSPEDRAREGVFLAFQYPVEIPGVSNTNLLKTAVNEVRKYRGEEQLDAMEFLALLKEKSRLVELDSKFLSRAVNEGFSGGEKKRNEIFQMAVLNPKLAILDETDSGLDIDALRIVANGVNKLKAKDNATILVTHYQRLLDYIIPDFVHVLYKGKIVKSGGKELAFELEEKGYDWIKSDKAETLV, encoded by the coding sequence ATGTTATTAGAAATAAAAAATCTTCACGCAAACGTTGAAGGAAATGAAATTCTTAAAGGAATAAATTTAAAAATAAATGCCGGAGAAGTTCACGCAATTATGGGACCGAATGGTTCAGGTAAATCAACACTTGCATCTGTTCTTGCCGGAAAGGAAGAGTATGAAGTTACATCAGGTGAGGTTTTATACAATGGGAAAAATCTATTAGAACTTTCTCCAGAAGATAGAGCGAGAGAAGGAGTATTTCTTGCGTTCCAATATCCTGTTGAAATTCCCGGTGTGAGCAATACAAATCTTTTAAAGACTGCTGTTAATGAAGTAAGAAAATATCGTGGCGAAGAACAACTTGACGCAATGGAGTTTCTTGCTCTGCTAAAAGAAAAAAGCAGACTGGTAGAACTTGATTCAAAATTTTTAAGTCGTGCTGTTAACGAAGGATTTTCCGGCGGAGAAAAGAAGCGTAATGAAATTTTTCAGATGGCTGTGTTAAATCCAAAGCTTGCTATACTTGATGAAACTGATTCAGGACTTGATATTGATGCCTTGCGTATCGTTGCTAATGGTGTTAACAAATTAAAAGCGAAAGACAACGCTACAATATTAGTTACACATTATCAGAGATTATTGGATTACATTATTCCGGATTTTGTACACGTTCTATACAAGGGCAAGATTGTTAAATCAGGCGGCAAAGAATTAGCATTTGAACTTGAAGAAAAAGGTTACGATTGGATTAAGAGTGATAAGGCTGAGACTTTAGTATAG
- the sufB gene encoding Fe-S cluster assembly protein SufB translates to MSTTETQKIEELANKEYKFGFVTDIEADTIPKGLNEEVIRQLSAKKQEPEWMTEWRLKAYRYWLTMEEPKWPNVKYPPVDYQEISYYSAPKKKAALKSLDQVDPELLDTYKKLGISLDEQKMLAGVAVDAVFDSVSVATTFKSKLNEMGIIFCSFSEAVREHPELVKKYLGSVVPYTDNYYATLNSAVFSDGSFIYIPKGVRCPMELSTYFRINAANTGQFERTLIIADDNAYVSYLEGCTAPMRDENQLHAAVVELVALENSQIKYSTVQNWYPGNKDGKGGIYNFVTKRGACRGVNSKISWTQVETGSAITWKYPSCILQGDNSIGEFYSVAVTNNMQQADTGTKMIHLGKNTRSTIVSKGISAGRSNNSYRGLVKIGKKAEGARNFSQCDSLLLGDKCGAHTFPYLEINNPTAQVEHEATTSKIGEDQIFYLNQRGISTEDAVSLIVNGYCKEVFKELPMEFAVEAQKLLSISLEGSVG, encoded by the coding sequence ATGAGTACGACAGAAACACAGAAAATTGAAGAATTAGCAAATAAAGAGTATAAATTTGGTTTTGTTACCGATATCGAAGCCGACACAATTCCTAAAGGTTTGAATGAAGAAGTAATCCGCCAGCTTTCTGCGAAGAAGCAGGAACCCGAATGGATGACCGAATGGAGATTAAAAGCTTACCGTTACTGGTTAACGATGGAAGAACCAAAATGGCCGAATGTAAAATATCCACCTGTGGATTATCAGGAGATTTCCTACTACTCTGCACCAAAGAAAAAGGCAGCTTTAAAAAGTTTGGATCAAGTAGATCCCGAACTTCTTGATACTTACAAGAAACTAGGTATTTCTTTAGATGAACAAAAGATGTTAGCAGGAGTTGCGGTTGATGCTGTGTTTGATTCTGTTTCGGTTGCTACAACTTTTAAGAGCAAGCTAAATGAAATGGGAATTATTTTCTGTTCATTTTCAGAAGCCGTTCGCGAGCATCCTGAATTGGTAAAAAAATATTTGGGAAGCGTAGTTCCTTACACAGATAATTATTACGCAACATTAAACTCCGCAGTCTTTAGCGATGGCTCATTCATTTACATTCCTAAAGGCGTTCGTTGCCCAATGGAGCTTTCAACATACTTTAGAATTAACGCAGCTAACACAGGACAGTTTGAAAGAACATTAATAATTGCTGATGATAATGCTTATGTTAGCTATCTTGAAGGCTGTACCGCACCTATGAGAGATGAAAACCAATTGCATGCTGCTGTTGTTGAATTGGTTGCACTTGAGAATTCGCAAATAAAATATTCCACAGTCCAGAATTGGTATCCTGGCAATAAAGACGGCAAAGGCGGAATTTATAATTTCGTTACAAAACGCGGCGCTTGCCGTGGTGTAAATTCTAAAATTAGTTGGACACAGGTTGAAACCGGTTCTGCAATAACCTGGAAGTATCCAAGTTGTATTTTGCAAGGGGACAATTCTATTGGAGAATTTTATTCTGTTGCAGTTACAAATAATATGCAGCAGGCTGATACAGGAACAAAGATGATACATCTTGGAAAGAACACTCGCAGTACAATCGTATCAAAAGGTATTTCTGCAGGAAGAAGCAACAACAGTTATCGCGGCTTAGTTAAGATTGGAAAAAAAGCCGAAGGTGCTCGAAACTTTTCACAATGCGATTCTCTTTTACTTGGAGATAAATGCGGCGCACATACTTTTCCGTATTTAGAAATTAATAATCCAACTGCACAAGTTGAACACGAAGCAACAACATCGAAAATTGGTGAGGATCAAATTTTCTATCTTAACCAAAGAGGAATTTCTACAGAAGATGCTGTTAGCTTGATTGTAAATGGATATTGTAAAGAAGTGTTTAAAGAACTTCCAATGGAGTTTGCTGTAGAAGCACAAAAGCTTTTAAGTATCTCACTCGAAGGAAGTGTTGGATAA
- a CDS encoding glycosyltransferase family 2 protein — translation MSFKKISIVVPVLNEEDSIFPLINEIRKVFKTMDVWYEIILVDDGSTDKSLSTIKELSRTDKRIKFISFRKNYGKSAALQMGFKQAAGEVVITMDSDLQDDPNEIPALLKKLDEGFDLVSGWKKIRQDPFIKKVSSKFFNFVTKIFSGIKIHDFNCGLKAYRKSVTESLNVHGELHRYMPVLAHWQGYSIAEIPVKHHPRRYGKTKFGISRFFKGFIDLITVVFTTRYIKRPMHLFGFLGALSFLAGLVVNGYLTYLWFDNQPLSNRPMLFLGILLIIVGVQFFSVGLLGELIVHNLENEKEYIIKDKS, via the coding sequence ATATCATTTAAAAAAATTTCAATTGTTGTTCCGGTCCTTAACGAAGAAGACTCGATTTTTCCTCTTATTAATGAGATTAGAAAAGTCTTTAAAACAATGGATGTTTGGTATGAAATAATTTTGGTTGATGACGGAAGTACCGACAAATCATTATCCACTATTAAAGAATTGAGCCGGACAGATAAAAGAATAAAATTTATTAGTTTTAGAAAAAATTATGGTAAGTCTGCTGCCCTTCAGATGGGATTTAAACAAGCTGCTGGTGAGGTTGTAATTACAATGGATTCTGATCTTCAGGATGACCCAAATGAAATTCCGGCGTTGCTTAAAAAACTTGATGAAGGTTTCGACCTTGTTTCCGGTTGGAAAAAAATCAGGCAGGATCCATTCATTAAAAAAGTTTCCTCTAAATTTTTCAACTTTGTAACAAAAATTTTTAGCGGGATAAAAATTCATGATTTTAATTGCGGCTTAAAAGCATATCGAAAATCTGTAACTGAAAGCTTAAATGTTCATGGTGAACTTCATCGTTATATGCCGGTGCTGGCGCATTGGCAGGGGTATTCGATCGCTGAAATTCCAGTCAAACACCATCCACGCCGTTATGGCAAAACCAAGTTTGGTATCTCAAGATTCTTTAAGGGATTTATCGATTTAATTACCGTAGTTTTTACAACAAGGTACATCAAACGACCAATGCATCTGTTTGGCTTTTTAGGCGCTTTATCATTTCTCGCGGGGTTGGTTGTTAATGGTTATCTGACTTATTTATGGTTTGATAATCAGCCGTTGAGTAATCGTCCAATGTTATTTCTTGGAATACTTTTAATTATCGTTGGTGTTCAATTTTTTTCTGTTGGGCTTCTTGGTGAATTGATAGTACACAATCTTGAAAATGAGAAAGAATATATCATCAAAGACAAAAGTTAG
- a CDS encoding glycosyltransferase family 9 protein, with translation MLFNQIKYSCRYFKGDLPCKPHKQFGVHCTDEAGNDCPNYSPFKEKILIIKLGAIGDVIRTTPILHPLKKKYPEAKIFWLTLSPSVVPSYVDVVLNFNTANIEFLKAERFDLLINLDKDKEACALARTISASIKKGFILNNGIPFPADDSANHKYFTGIFDDISKQNKKNYMEEMFEILDWKYSGEKYILSPFDEFSNDWNLDKSKKIIGLNTGCGGRWISRLWADDNWINFAKYLLTKNYEVIFLGGEQEDKKNKMFAEKSGGKYLGFFKLEKFINLVNQCDLVVTGVTMAMHITLGLNKKIILFNNIFNKYEFELFGLGEIIEPEKECKCFYKPTCTNEEYKCMEHLKLSSVIEALDRQIIK, from the coding sequence ATGCTTTTTAATCAAATCAAATATAGTTGCCGCTATTTCAAAGGAGATCTCCCTTGCAAACCTCACAAACAATTTGGTGTTCATTGTACTGATGAGGCTGGAAATGATTGTCCAAATTACAGCCCTTTCAAAGAAAAAATTTTAATTATAAAACTTGGTGCAATCGGCGATGTTATTCGAACAACCCCGATACTACATCCTTTAAAAAAGAAATATCCAGAGGCAAAGATATTCTGGCTAACGCTTTCACCTTCAGTCGTTCCATCTTATGTGGATGTTGTATTGAATTTTAATACCGCAAATATAGAATTCTTAAAAGCAGAACGATTTGATTTGTTAATTAATCTTGACAAAGATAAAGAAGCCTGTGCACTTGCAAGAACAATTTCTGCAAGTATTAAAAAAGGGTTTATACTTAATAATGGCATACCATTTCCCGCCGATGATTCTGCAAATCACAAATATTTCACCGGTATTTTTGATGACATTTCTAAACAGAATAAGAAAAATTATATGGAAGAAATGTTTGAAATTCTTGATTGGAAATACAGCGGCGAAAAATATATCCTCTCGCCTTTCGATGAATTTTCTAACGATTGGAATTTAGATAAGTCAAAAAAAATAATTGGATTAAATACTGGCTGCGGCGGCAGGTGGATTTCCCGTCTATGGGCTGATGACAATTGGATAAATTTTGCTAAATATCTTTTGACAAAAAATTATGAAGTAATCTTTTTAGGCGGTGAACAAGAAGATAAAAAGAATAAAATGTTTGCCGAAAAATCAGGTGGTAAATATTTGGGCTTTTTTAAACTTGAAAAATTTATCAATCTTGTTAATCAATGTGATCTCGTTGTAACAGGTGTAACTATGGCGATGCACATCACGCTCGGTTTGAATAAAAAAATTATTCTATTCAATAATATTTTTAATAAATATGAATTTGAATTATTTGGTCTTGGTGAAATTATTGAGCCTGAAAAGGAGTGTAAATGTTTTTACAAACCTACTTGCACCAACGAAGAATATAAGTGCATGGAACATCTTAAACTATCGAGTGTTATCGAAGCACTTGACAGGCAAATTATAAAATGA
- a CDS encoding glycosyltransferase: MKIAILSTAYPLRGGIAHFIGLLYHQLKKNHTVKVYTFKRQYPAILFPGKSQLENEETSEAIPTVLAIDSINPLNWIKIGKKLSEEFYDVLIFKYWMPFFAPCFGTISKIVKKNNKTKIMVICDNIIPHEKKPFDNLLTKYFFNNVHYFIVLSENVRKDLLSLYPKAKYNLLPHPVYSNFGDPVEKQAAKSFLKIDSEKLILFFGFIRDYKGLDTLLLALSKLKNINVKLLVAGEFYSNKDKYLKIIHDNNLNDSVILKTDFIPTKEVKYYFSACDAVILPYKSATQSGIVQIAVNFRKPVIATNVGGLGEVIINNETGFIVEKENPQALANAINKFYSENNESKFSKNMSFAADKYSWQNFTNGLLDLINS; the protein is encoded by the coding sequence ATGAAAATTGCAATTCTTTCCACTGCATATCCCTTGCGCGGAGGAATTGCTCACTTCATTGGGCTTCTTTACCATCAGCTCAAAAAAAATCATACTGTTAAAGTCTATACTTTCAAAAGACAATACCCTGCAATTTTATTCCCGGGTAAATCTCAACTTGAAAATGAAGAAACCAGTGAAGCAATTCCAACCGTATTAGCAATTGATTCGATCAATCCATTGAACTGGATTAAGATTGGTAAAAAGTTAAGCGAAGAATTTTATGATGTTTTAATATTTAAATACTGGATGCCGTTTTTCGCACCTTGTTTTGGGACAATATCGAAGATTGTAAAGAAGAATAATAAAACTAAAATTATGGTTATCTGTGATAACATTATTCCTCACGAAAAAAAACCGTTTGATAATCTTCTTACGAAATATTTTTTTAATAATGTTCATTACTTTATTGTGCTTTCTGAAAATGTGAGGAAAGATTTATTATCGCTTTATCCAAAAGCGAAATACAATTTATTACCCCATCCTGTTTACTCAAATTTCGGCGATCCTGTTGAAAAACAAGCTGCCAAATCGTTCTTAAAAATTGATTCTGAAAAACTGATTTTATTTTTTGGTTTCATTCGCGATTATAAAGGATTAGACACTTTGCTGCTTGCATTGAGTAAATTGAAAAACATAAATGTTAAACTTTTAGTCGCCGGCGAGTTTTATTCAAACAAAGATAAATATCTTAAAATAATTCATGATAACAATTTGAATGATTCAGTCATTCTTAAAACTGATTTTATTCCAACCAAAGAAGTTAAGTATTATTTTTCTGCCTGCGATGCAGTGATTCTGCCTTACAAATCAGCCACTCAAAGCGGGATTGTTCAAATTGCTGTCAACTTTCGGAAGCCTGTCATTGCTACAAATGTTGGTGGACTTGGTGAAGTAATAATAAATAATGAAACCGGTTTTATTGTTGAAAAAGAAAATCCCCAAGCGTTAGCAAATGCGATAAATAAATTTTATTCGGAGAATAATGAAAGTAAATTTTCAAAGAACATGTCGTTCGCTGCGGATAAATATTCGTGGCAAAATTTCACTAATGGACTTTTAGACTTAATAAATTCATAA
- a CDS encoding class I SAM-dependent methyltransferase, producing MYYDPVKNIFASLIKKFPVLRILFYHILDVMFLRSWYVRRELKRLRKIFGEKEISIYDAGTGYGQYSYFISKKLQPNKILAIDVKEDWIKDCRRFFNQKKLNNVQFAVEDLTKISHENKFDLIVSVDVMEHIEDDITVFKNFYKALKPGGYLLINTPSIYGGSDVHEDSEESFISEHARDGYSEEDLRSKLEPLGFSVDRFRFTYGFWGDKAWRLGIKYPITMVNISKLFLMILPIYFLLTFPFTFLMMFLDYQTNIGKGAGINIILKK from the coding sequence ATGTATTACGATCCAGTTAAAAATATTTTTGCTTCTCTAATTAAAAAATTTCCGGTACTTAGAATATTATTCTATCATATTTTAGATGTAATGTTTCTTCGTTCCTGGTATGTAAGAAGAGAATTAAAAAGACTTAGAAAAATATTTGGAGAAAAAGAAATTTCAATTTACGACGCAGGCACAGGCTATGGGCAGTATTCATATTTCATTTCTAAAAAATTACAGCCAAATAAAATTCTTGCAATAGATGTAAAAGAAGATTGGATAAAAGATTGCCGTAGATTTTTCAATCAAAAAAAATTAAACAATGTCCAATTTGCAGTTGAAGACCTGACTAAAATTTCACATGAAAATAAATTTGATCTAATTGTAAGTGTAGATGTTATGGAACATATCGAAGACGACATAACCGTATTCAAAAATTTTTATAAAGCTTTAAAGCCTGGCGGTTATCTTTTAATAAACACTCCCTCAATTTATGGAGGAAGCGATGTTCACGAAGACAGCGAAGAAAGCTTTATCAGCGAACATGCACGCGATGGCTATTCAGAAGAAGATTTACGAAGCAAATTAGAACCCCTTGGATTTTCGGTTGATCGCTTCAGATTTACTTACGGTTTTTGGGGTGACAAAGCATGGCGGCTTGGTATCAAGTATCCAATCACGATGGTAAATATTTCGAAATTATTTTTAATGATTCTGCCAATTTACTTTTTGCTAACTTTTCCATTTACATTTTTAATGATGTTTTTAGATTATCAAACTAATATCGGTAAAGGTGCCGGTATAAATATCATTCTTAAAAAGTAA